Genomic window (Mycobacteriales bacterium):
CCACGCCTCATGCACCCGGGTACGGCGGGACTGGGTGGCCGCGGTGACAGCGGAAGCGTGGGTCAAGGACTGCCTTCGGTGCAGGGCGGCAACTGGGCTCACCGCACCTGCGCGTGGGCGTCACCAGCTGCGACGCGGAGCGTGCAGGACAAGAGGAGGACCGGACGGGCCTGACCCTCGTCCGGACAGATGGCTGAACCTACCGTGCGGTGAGAGTGTTCCGGCGCACGTCCCGCTGTGGCGCTTGCCACGTGCCACAACACTCCAGCCGCCGTACCCCTCGGCCCAGCGCCGTCCTACTCCGGACGCACGACCACCACCGGCCGGCTCGCATGACCGGCCACCTGGCTGCTGGTGGACCCGAGCAGGAGAGAGGCGAAGCCACCCCGCCCTCGGGACCCGATCACCAGCAGATCCACATCCGCTGCAGCCGCGATGAGCTCGTGCGAGACGTTGCCGTGACGCACCCGCGGCTCGACCGGCACCTGCGGGTCCTGCCCGGAGCCGGCGGCCAGCGCCGCCGCACGAAGCGTCGCCCGCTCGGCTTCGTCAGCGGACTCTCCGCCACCGCCTCGCACAGACAGCGGTACCAGCGTCGCCCCGCTCGACCGGGCCTGCGGCACGGCCCAGGACAGCGCCCGCAGCGACGCCTGCGAGCCGTCGACTCCGACCACGACCCGTGCCGGCACAGGCGCTGGCCGCTGCGCCGCGTCGGGGATGACAGCGACCGGGCCGGTGGCGTGGTGCAGGACCGACGAGCTCACCGATCCCAGATGAACGACACGGGACAACGCGCCGACGCCGCGGGTGCCCACCACCAGCAGCTCAGCCTGCTTCGCCGCAGTCACCAGCACCTCGGGCGGCCGGCCGCGGGTGGCCACCGCCGACGCCTCGACACCGCTGGCGGCCGGGACGCGCTCTACGGCTTGCGCGAGCGCGTCTCGGGCGATCTCCAGCTCGGTGAGTTCGAACTCGGGCCACGTGCTGCGCAGCGCCGAGCCCACCGAGTAGTACGGGCCGTAGGACGGGATGTCCCAGGCTCTGACCGCCACCACCTTCAGCCGGCGGAGAGTGGCCTGCCTCAGCGCCCAGTCGAGGGCGGCCGCCCCGGCTGCAGACGCACTGACTCCGACCACGATGTCGCGCACTTCGCCGCCCTCCACACCGTCCGGCCGCGGTGACGGGACGCGGCCGACGCTACCTCCGCACCTGCGACCGGGAAGGGCCCCCACTACTGGGTGCCACGAACGCTCACGTCCAAGGTCGCCCATGTCGCCCCGAGAGCGACGTCCGCGCGTCTACCGTCCGCGGAACGTCCAGTGCCACGGCTCACGGGGGACGTCCTCGACGAAGCCGTAGCGTCCTCCGTGCTCACGCATCCAGGCCTGTGCTCGCGCATCCAGAGACAGGTCGACGGCGAGCCCCCACCCGTGCTGACTCGAACCCGGCTTGGCGGCCAGTCCGCCCTCCGAGTAGAGCCCCTTACGACGGGCCATGTCGACCTGTTCGTCGTAGGAACGGTAGGAGTCCGACACGCGGATCGAGACGCCGCTCGCGCGCGCCGCTGCTTCCAGTTCCGCGAAGGCGGCAGCGGCCGGCGCGGCAAGGCGGTGCCCGGTCTGACCGAGCGGCACGAGCTCAGCCTCGGGCACCCGCCCGTTCTGCCAGGTGGCCTTGACCTCCTGCACGCTCATGGCCCTGCTGCTGCCGAGACCAGTGGCTGGAGAGGCGCCGCCGGGCCACGACGGTGACGCGGCGGGGCTCGACGCCGGTGTCGCGGTACCGGCCTGCTCCGCCGCGCGCAGGGCCGCCGCGAACGTCACGGAGGAGCTGGCACTGCCCCTGGGTGTCTGCGCGGGAACGGCGACCGGGCGCGGCGCGGTGAGTGCGCGCAACTCGTTGATTCGCGACATCGCGGCCTGCAACGAGTCCACTGCGCTCCCTTCAGCTGACGGACATGGAGGTGTCGTCTGCTGATCGGCACGAATCGTGCGGCACCTGAGCCCATGGCCGCTGACGTGTCGCGCGGAGCTACGCCCGACACCCGCCACGTTCGATCAGCGCCGCCAGATCGCGCATCTCGCGTCGCTGCGTCCAGCGGACGTAGGCACTGACGAGGGGCTTGAGCGGCGCGACAAGCCAGGGCAGCAGGTACCGCTCGTAGTGCCAGATGCGACATCCGTCGCCGTACGGCTCGACCGTGAAACCGCCGTTGACCTGCAACCCACCCCGGCGCGGAGCGGCGTCCTCGCTGTGGAATCCGGACTCGTGCAGCACATAGCGGAACTGCCCGTCCCACGGCACGACACCCAGCAGGCGGCCGCGGATGAGGTACCGGCCGGTCCACTCCTGCTCGGGTGTGACCGTCACCTCATCGGCCTTGCGCTCGCAGTACTCGACGTTCTTGATCCTCCAGATGTGCGGCAGCACGTCCTCCGCGGGGCGCTCCAGCACAAGGGTGCGCTCGGCGGAGGCCTCCCGCAGTCGACCGTCCCAACCGCCCCGCGGCCGTGTCTGCGCCCGGAGCGCGGGCGTGAACACAAGTCTGCCTTTCCGCACCGGCGGCGCGTCGGCATCCTCCGGTGGCGTCCCGTCCACGGGCAGGCCCACGCGCTGGACGCTCCCACCGAACAGGGCGTCCCGTCAACGGACTCGCGTCGGCAGGCTCGCCGCCGCCAGGGCGACTACTCTGTATAGGAGATGTTGGAGGTCGGTGCAGCGGTCTGCTCGCCCCTGAGAGGAAGCCGAGGAGGCCAGCCGTGGCGCTACGGGCCTGGTGCATCCACCCGTGGATCTGCCTGTGACAGTGCGCCGGTCCGACGCCGTGCCGTGCCCCGGCTCCGGTGCAGCGCGACGGTCGCGGCGCGTCATCCTCGGCGTCCTGATCGGGCTGACCGTCCTGCTGTGGCCGACGGCTGCGGTGGCCCATCCGGCTCTCGTGGAGACCACGCCCGGCGCGGGGTACGCGGTGACCTCGCCACCGGAAGCTGTCTCGGTCACCTTCAACGAGCCGGTGACGCCGGTGGGCGACGCGCTCACCCTGCGACGCACCGGCGGCGCGTCGATCCCACTCGCTGTGGAAGCACAGCAACGTGGGAAGTCGCTGCGCGGCGTGCCGGACGAGAAGCTGGAGGCCGGTAGCTACGAGGTCTCCTACCGCGTCGTGGCACTGGACGGCGATCTCGTGGTCGGCACCTTCGCCTTCGGTGTCGCCAGCCCCGTCGCGGCTGACAGCAGCGCAGGCACGTTTGCCCAGGACGACCCGGACGAGGTACGACCCGGCACGGCGCTGCCGCGTGCGGTGCTGTTCCTGGGCCTGTCACTGGCGCTCGGTGGCGCGGTCGGGGCCTTCATCGCCCGCCGGGAGACGGGAGAGGTGGCCGCGACGCGCCCGTTGACGCGCCTCGGGTCGCTGCTCGGGCTGACCGGTGCATCGCTGCTGCTGCTGCAGATCGGCTCCCTTCGCCCGGCGGCATTGCCAGGCCTGCTGGAGACGTCCGAGCCAGCGAGGCTGATCGCGGCCGAGGGGGTGCTGTTCACCGTGGCGATGCTCGGCGCGCGCGCCCCCTGGCGGGGCGCCGTCGCCACGGCCGCGCTGACCGGCGTTCTCCTGCTCGAGGGCGTCCGTGCGCATCCCGGTGAGGCCGTAGGGAGCTTCGGGGTCGTCCTGACGGTCGTGCACCTGGCCGCAGCCGCAGCATGGCTCGGCGCACTCGTCCATGTCCTACGTCAGGCCCTCGCGTGGCGGGACCGGTCGCTGGCGACCTGGATGGTCGCCGGCGCCTACGCCCGGCTGGCGGTGGCCCTGTTCCTGGTCGTGCTTGCGACCGGGACGCTCAGTGCCCTGCTGCTCCTGCCGACGGTGAGCGACTGGACCGGCACGACGTACGGCCAGGTGCTGCTGCTCAAGCTCGGCCTGTTGGCCGCAGCGGTCGCTGCGGCCCTGACCGCCCGCATCCGACATCGCCGAGGTGTCGAGGACGGACGGCACGTGGTGGACGTCGAAAAGCGCTCGCCGTGGGCGCTGAGCAGGGCCGCGCGCCTGGAGGCGACCTTGCTGGTGGGCGTGGTGATCGTGACCGCCGGACTGACGTCGGCGACGCCGCCGCGGCTGGTGTCGCAGCAGGCCACGCTTCCTGCACCGACCGGCGCGGTCGTCCGCGTCGCGGAGCGCACGAACCAGGTCACGGTCGCCGTCGTCGCTTCCGAGGGACGACTGGAGGCACGCGCGTATGCGCCAGGCCCGCAGGACTCGGTCCAGTACGACCTTCGGCTCTCCGTGGGGGCGGGCAGCGGGCAGACCCGTTCGCCCGACCTGCAACCGTGCGGCATCGGCTGCTGGAGCGCCGAGGTCGATTGGGCTGAAGGACTCAACGTGGTGGAGACCGACGTCACCGCGAGCGGATGGGACGCAGGACGCGCACAGATCGAGATCCGTTGGCCGCCGCGACCGGCCGCCGACCTGCTGCGCACCGTCCAGACGACGATGGGCGCGCAGGCTCAGATCGAGGCGACCGAGTCGGTGACCTCCGGCTTCGGTGCTGCTCCCACGACAACCTCGAGGCGCACCGGGCAGGAGTACCTGGAGGACGAGCCCTGGTCGGAGGGCGGCGTCACCGATCCGATCACGTACACCGTCGACGGAATCCGCACGCTGGCGTTCGCCATGCCTGTCCTGGGCTACCACTTCACGATGACCCTCGATGAGCAGGACAGGGTCGTCGACGCGCGGGTGGTGACGCGAAAGCACCTGTTGCAGCGGAGCTACCGGTACCCGAGCTGATGCCGTGGTGGGCAGCCTTGAGCACCGTTGCGTCTCTAGTAGCCTTGCCGGCACATGGCGTTGAACCCGCGCCCGGCGCCGCGCTACGTCTTTCAAGGGTGTCCACGAGGGAGCTATGCCGCACGGATCTGCGCGGGAGCAGGTGGCTGTGGTCCTCGCCGGCAGGACGGACGCGATGTCGTCACCTTACGTTGGTCTGGTGGCTCTTCCCGCTGTGCTGGCACCGTCCGACACCCGGTGCACGGGGGAGACGCTGGCCCTCGAGCGGGTCACCCGACACCATGCCGGACGCGCCGTCTGGGCCTCGGTGGATCTGCGCCTCGAGGCCGGGACCCTCTGCGTCGTGACCGGCGCCAACGGCTCGGGCAAGACGACGCTGCTGCGACTCGCGGCGGGACTGCTGCGCCCCACGACCGGGACCCGGCGGTGCTCCGGCAGCGCGCTGTACGTCCGCGCCGGTGCCGGCCTGCGCAGCGCCCAGACCGTCAGCCAGGCCGTGGCCGGCACGGCCGCACTGGTGGGGCGACAGGACGCAGCACAGACCGCCGTGGCTCGCCTGGGCCTCGACCCGCTGGCGCACCGCCGGATCGGCACGCTGTCGGCGGGGGAGCGGGTGCGCGTCACCCTGGCCACCGCGCTGGCAGCCAGGCCGGCGCTGCTGTGTCTGGACGAGCCCACCGGGGCGCTCGACGAAGGGGGACTCCGCGTCCTGCTCCGCGTGCTCGACGACGTGCGCGGCGCGGGCTGCGCCACCCTCGTCGCGACCCATCAGCCGGCTGCGCTGCTGCCCGTCGCGGACGCACACCTGCACCTGTGTGACGGCCGGCTGGTGGCGGCGTGACACCAGGGGCGCAGGTCGTGGCGGTGCTGCGCCGGGAGCTGGCCGTCGAGCGCGCGGGACGTGAGATCCTGACGACGACGCTGCCGTTGGCCGCGGCCTTCGTCGTCCTCGCCGGGCTCGCCTTCGGCCCGGCGCCGCAGGCGCTCGAGCGCACTGCCGGCGGCACCGTCTGGCTGGCCGTCCTGGTGGCCACCGTGCCGGTCGCGAGGGCCCTGCTCAGCGCCGAGCTCACCGAGGATGCCTGGGACGTGCTACGCGGACTCACCACGCCCGGATCGCTGTACGTCGGCAAGCTGCTCGGGGTCTGGGCCGCA
Coding sequences:
- a CDS encoding universal stress protein, which produces MRDIVVGVSASAAGAAALDWALRQATLRRLKVVAVRAWDIPSYGPYYSVGSALRSTWPEFELTELEIARDALAQAVERVPAASGVEASAVATRGRPPEVLVTAAKQAELLVVGTRGVGALSRVVHLGSVSSSVLHHATGPVAVIPDAAQRPAPVPARVVVGVDGSQASLRALSWAVPQARSSGATLVPLSVRGGGGESADEAERATLRAAALAAGSGQDPQVPVEPRVRHGNVSHELIAAAADVDLLVIGSRGRGGFASLLLGSTSSQVAGHASRPVVVVRPE
- a CDS encoding M15 family metallopeptidase, which encodes MSVQEVKATWQNGRVPEAELVPLGQTGHRLAAPAAAAFAELEAAARASGVSIRVSDSYRSYDEQVDMARRKGLYSEGGLAAKPGSSQHGWGLAVDLSLDARAQAWMREHGGRYGFVEDVPREPWHWTFRGR
- a CDS encoding copper resistance protein CopC produces the protein MTVRRSDAVPCPGSGAARRSRRVILGVLIGLTVLLWPTAAVAHPALVETTPGAGYAVTSPPEAVSVTFNEPVTPVGDALTLRRTGGASIPLAVEAQQRGKSLRGVPDEKLEAGSYEVSYRVVALDGDLVVGTFAFGVASPVAADSSAGTFAQDDPDEVRPGTALPRAVLFLGLSLALGGAVGAFIARRETGEVAATRPLTRLGSLLGLTGASLLLLQIGSLRPAALPGLLETSEPARLIAAEGVLFTVAMLGARAPWRGAVATAALTGVLLLEGVRAHPGEAVGSFGVVLTVVHLAAAAAWLGALVHVLRQALAWRDRSLATWMVAGAYARLAVALFLVVLATGTLSALLLLPTVSDWTGTTYGQVLLLKLGLLAAAVAAALTARIRHRRGVEDGRHVVDVEKRSPWALSRAARLEATLLVGVVIVTAGLTSATPPRLVSQQATLPAPTGAVVRVAERTNQVTVAVVASEGRLEARAYAPGPQDSVQYDLRLSVGAGSGQTRSPDLQPCGIGCWSAEVDWAEGLNVVETDVTASGWDAGRAQIEIRWPPRPAADLLRTVQTTMGAQAQIEATESVTSGFGAAPTTTSRRTGQEYLEDEPWSEGGVTDPITYTVDGIRTLAFAMPVLGYHFTMTLDEQDRVVDARVVTRKHLLQRSYRYPS
- a CDS encoding ATP-binding cassette domain-containing protein, which produces MALPAVLAPSDTRCTGETLALERVTRHHAGRAVWASVDLRLEAGTLCVVTGANGSGKTTLLRLAAGLLRPTTGTRRCSGSALYVRAGAGLRSAQTVSQAVAGTAALVGRQDAAQTAVARLGLDPLAHRRIGTLSAGERVRVTLATALAARPALLCLDEPTGALDEGGLRVLLRVLDDVRGAGCATLVATHQPAALLPVADAHLHLCDGRLVAA